In Desulfuromonas acetoxidans DSM 684, one genomic interval encodes:
- a CDS encoding UbiD family decarboxylase gives MNFRQHLAWLKSRHQLHTIDQQVDCHLEAAEIVRQLSHQSFPFAIHLQKLDSSRFSVVANLFFPCGSDDVFSGARDGFCDALAAIPDAVPGTLSLAAWLNTQSDYAYLLQDQLCSDLKKVETLYDLPLLRYWPGDAGPYLSLSVAIVRALEGTIHCGVYRLQFQGPRQLTVHCLPGSRTQQIYRDYQQAGQEMPMVVVMGIDPAVLLSALLPLDTDVDPIGFAGWMQGEAISCCASPEHGLPMPSHCEVVLEGVVGRDDPKMDGPHGNFRGTYTTPVLCPVMTVDQIWGREDAICPVTVVGPPPAESYCLARARLPYVKWRMTRDFEWVTDVKWIETAEYHNALIVQIKDYCNENGRDVLFGHQLMKGASMVVLVDQSADLSCPEQIVWQCFNVPWREVVYYHKETLVVDATQIGSRQRLESDSQVRRRVEQRLKRWNLDMHRGL, from the coding sequence ATGAACTTTCGACAACACCTTGCCTGGCTTAAAAGCCGCCATCAACTGCACACCATTGATCAACAGGTAGATTGTCACCTTGAAGCTGCGGAAATTGTCCGACAGCTCAGTCACCAATCCTTCCCCTTTGCCATTCACTTGCAGAAATTGGACAGCTCAAGGTTTTCTGTTGTCGCCAACCTGTTCTTTCCATGCGGATCAGACGATGTTTTTTCTGGGGCACGGGATGGTTTTTGCGACGCGTTGGCGGCTATCCCCGATGCTGTTCCCGGCACGTTGTCTCTGGCGGCATGGCTCAACACACAATCCGACTATGCGTACCTGCTGCAGGATCAGTTGTGTTCTGATCTCAAAAAGGTTGAGACACTCTACGATCTGCCCTTGTTGCGCTATTGGCCGGGTGATGCAGGTCCGTACCTTTCGTTGTCGGTTGCCATTGTTCGCGCATTGGAAGGGACAATTCACTGCGGAGTGTATCGTCTACAGTTTCAGGGGCCACGGCAATTAACTGTGCATTGTCTTCCAGGGTCGCGAACTCAACAGATTTATCGGGACTATCAACAGGCGGGACAGGAGATGCCGATGGTCGTGGTTATGGGTATTGACCCCGCAGTGCTGTTGAGTGCGTTGTTGCCTCTTGACACAGATGTCGATCCCATCGGTTTTGCTGGTTGGATGCAGGGCGAAGCGATCTCCTGTTGTGCCAGTCCTGAGCATGGATTGCCGATGCCCAGCCACTGTGAGGTGGTGCTGGAGGGGGTTGTTGGTCGCGATGATCCAAAAATGGATGGGCCTCATGGAAATTTCCGCGGGACCTACACCACGCCAGTCTTGTGTCCGGTTATGACGGTTGACCAGATATGGGGGCGTGAAGATGCGATCTGTCCGGTGACCGTGGTTGGTCCTCCTCCGGCTGAGAGTTATTGCCTGGCACGTGCGCGGCTTCCCTATGTCAAGTGGCGGATGACCCGTGACTTTGAATGGGTGACGGATGTGAAATGGATTGAGACAGCGGAATATCACAATGCGCTGATTGTTCAGATAAAAGATTATTGCAACGAGAATGGCCGAGACGTCCTATTTGGCCATCAATTGATGAAGGGTGCATCCATGGTAGTTCTGGTGGATCAGAGCGCCGATTTGAGCTGTCCTGAGCAGATTGTATGGCAGTGCTTCAACGTGCCTTGGAGAGAAGTGGTTTATTATCATAAAGAGACGCTCGTTGTTGATGCAACACAGATCGGCAGTCGGCAGAGGCTCGAATCGGACAGCCAGGTTCGGCGTCGGGTTGAGCAGCGTTTGAAGCGATGGAATCTCGATATGCATAGAGGACTGTAA